A genomic region of Runella rosea contains the following coding sequences:
- a CDS encoding adenylosuccinate synthase — translation MKVDVLLGLQWGDEGKGKIVDVLAPQYQVVARFQGGPNAGHTLEFDGFKHVLHQIPSGIFRPEIKNIIGNGLVLDPIVLKKEIDGLAKYNLPLKQNLFISKKASVIVPTHRLLDAAYEKSKGDSKIGSTLRGIGPAYQDKVARQGLRMGDLVSPDFKEQYNRLVDQHKVILDFYNYDYSSTLADAEATFFEATEFLKDYNFVDSEYLVNEAIDAGQTVLAEGAQGSLLDIDFGSYPFVTSSNTTTAGACTGLGLSPRRIGEVFGIFKAYCTRVGSGPFPTELLNEVGERMRQEGREFGSTTGRPRRCGWLDLPALKYAIMINGVTQLVMMKVDVLNIFEEINICTHYQLADGTLTDRFPYDLCTNEATPVYKTMKGWAQSLENLHTYDEVPAELAAYIEFLEAELNLPISFISTGPDREAIIHREAQIA, via the coding sequence ATGAAAGTTGACGTATTACTGGGCCTCCAATGGGGCGACGAAGGGAAAGGAAAGATTGTGGACGTTTTGGCGCCCCAATACCAAGTAGTAGCACGTTTTCAGGGCGGCCCGAATGCGGGCCATACCCTCGAATTTGATGGTTTCAAACACGTACTGCACCAAATACCTTCGGGAATTTTTCGTCCTGAAATCAAAAACATCATCGGCAATGGCTTGGTTCTTGACCCGATTGTTTTGAAAAAAGAAATCGACGGACTCGCAAAATACAACCTCCCGCTCAAGCAAAATCTCTTTATTTCCAAGAAAGCTTCGGTCATTGTACCGACCCACCGTTTGTTGGATGCCGCTTATGAGAAGTCGAAAGGTGATTCCAAAATCGGCTCTACCTTGCGTGGTATCGGACCTGCCTATCAGGACAAAGTAGCCCGTCAGGGATTACGCATGGGCGACCTTGTTTCGCCTGATTTTAAAGAGCAATACAATCGTTTGGTTGACCAACACAAGGTTATCCTTGATTTTTATAACTACGATTATTCTTCAACGCTCGCCGATGCCGAAGCAACCTTCTTTGAAGCAACGGAGTTTTTGAAAGACTATAATTTTGTGGATAGCGAATACCTCGTCAATGAAGCGATTGATGCGGGGCAAACGGTATTGGCCGAAGGTGCCCAAGGCTCTTTGCTAGACATTGACTTTGGTTCGTATCCTTTCGTAACGAGCTCCAATACCACGACCGCCGGTGCCTGCACGGGTCTAGGGTTGTCGCCGCGTCGCATTGGTGAAGTATTCGGAATTTTCAAAGCCTATTGCACCCGCGTAGGCAGCGGCCCTTTCCCTACCGAATTATTGAACGAAGTGGGCGAGCGGATGCGTCAGGAAGGCCGTGAATTTGGTTCGACCACGGGTCGTCCGCGTCGTTGTGGTTGGTTAGACCTGCCAGCGCTTAAATACGCTATCATGATTAATGGTGTGACGCAATTGGTGATGATGAAAGTAGATGTTTTGAATATTTTTGAAGAAATCAACATCTGCACGCACTACCAATTGGCCGACGGCACCCTCACCGACCGTTTCCCGTACGACTTGTGTACCAATGAGGCTACGCCCGTCTACAAAACCATGAAAGGCTGGGCGCAGTCGCTCGAAAATCTTCATACATACGACGAAGTTCCTGCCGAGTTGGCCGCGTACATTGAATTTTTGGAAGCAGAACTCAACTTGCCCATCAGCTTTATTTCAACGGGCCCCGACCGCGAAGCCATCATTCACCGCGAAGCACAAATAGCTTAA
- a CDS encoding SGNH/GDSL hydrolase family protein translates to MKILFVGNSLTYTNDLPQLVQEIGKYDSVSIEYTMLSFPNYSLEDHWKEGKVQKEIETGRYDFVVAQQGPSALPESQVLLLEYARRLAEVCKKNNTSMAIYMVWPSSTRFLDLDNVIYSYTQAAKQTQSLLCPAGLAWKYAWQSTPSLPLYGNDNFHPSMTGSVLAAFTVYGTLIKKSNFDFLTAEKSPWTEISKKNLDTLKQAALKAMEK, encoded by the coding sequence TTGAAAATCCTATTTGTAGGAAACAGCCTTACGTATACCAACGATTTGCCGCAATTGGTCCAGGAAATAGGTAAATACGATAGCGTCAGCATTGAGTACACAATGCTTAGCTTTCCCAACTACTCCTTGGAAGACCACTGGAAAGAAGGAAAAGTGCAAAAGGAAATCGAAACGGGTCGTTATGATTTTGTCGTTGCCCAGCAAGGCCCTTCCGCCTTGCCCGAATCTCAGGTTTTATTGTTGGAATATGCCCGACGGCTGGCAGAAGTTTGCAAAAAAAACAATACATCAATGGCGATTTATATGGTTTGGCCCTCTTCGACCCGTTTTTTAGATTTAGACAACGTCATTTACTCCTACACCCAAGCGGCCAAACAAACCCAATCGCTGCTCTGTCCTGCGGGCTTGGCGTGGAAATACGCCTGGCAGTCAACACCCAGCTTGCCACTTTATGGGAATGACAATTTCCATCCGAGCATGACGGGAAGTGTGCTGGCAGCTTTTACGGTTTACGGGACATTAATCAAAAAAAGCAATTTTGATTTCCTCACGGCTGAAAAATCACCTTGGACTGAAATATCAAAAAAGAACTTGGACACCTTGAAACAGGCAGCCTTGAAAGCAATGGAAAAGTGA
- a CDS encoding NAD(P)/FAD-dependent oxidoreductase gives MPSCIIIGAGMTGLTAARTLQQNGWNVTVLDKGRGVGGRMATRRLANARADHGAQYFTARTTEFQQFISVLTEVGVVQEWALQDTELSDISFHHPRFVGVEGMSSIAKYMAQPLNVQTGQRAIHISGDENGCIVLTESGQAYEADTLIITIPAPQALVLLNDSYLLSAAESSVFESIEYAPCIAVMVLLNGNSLIPTPGILKFGQGPVAWVADNFQKGISETTSITVHASAAFSKQHLEEDLTATGELLLDSLSEWIPKAQIESFQVHRWRYSLAEKSYPQPYYVCNTPFSLLMGGDGFGQGNVEGAFQSGRQMANFLLKF, from the coding sequence ATGCCTTCTTGTATAATTATTGGTGCGGGAATGACGGGGCTGACTGCCGCGCGTACACTTCAACAAAACGGCTGGAACGTCACGGTACTCGACAAAGGGCGTGGTGTAGGTGGGCGCATGGCGACCCGCCGTTTGGCCAATGCCCGCGCTGACCACGGTGCCCAGTATTTTACGGCTCGTACCACCGAGTTTCAGCAATTTATTTCAGTGCTAACCGAAGTAGGTGTTGTCCAAGAATGGGCCTTGCAGGATACAGAACTTAGTGATATTTCTTTTCATCATCCGCGTTTTGTGGGAGTGGAGGGCATGAGCAGCATTGCCAAATACATGGCGCAACCACTCAATGTGCAAACTGGCCAGCGCGCAATACACATTTCAGGGGATGAAAACGGTTGTATTGTTCTGACGGAATCAGGACAAGCCTATGAGGCCGACACGCTCATCATCACCATCCCTGCTCCGCAAGCCTTGGTACTTTTAAACGACAGTTATCTGCTTTCAGCGGCGGAGTCTAGTGTTTTTGAGAGCATAGAATATGCTCCCTGCATTGCGGTAATGGTACTTTTGAATGGGAATAGCCTTATTCCAACGCCAGGCATCCTCAAATTTGGCCAAGGCCCCGTGGCGTGGGTGGCCGATAATTTTCAAAAAGGGATTTCAGAAACTACTTCCATCACCGTTCATGCAAGCGCCGCCTTTAGCAAGCAGCACTTAGAAGAAGACCTTACCGCAACGGGTGAATTGCTCCTTGATTCGCTCAGTGAGTGGATTCCCAAAGCGCAGATTGAATCGTTTCAGGTGCATCGCTGGCGGTACAGTTTAGCCGAAAAATCTTATCCTCAACCCTATTACGTCTGCAATACCCCGTTTTCGCTATTGATGGGTGGAGACGGATTCGGACAGGGAAATGTAGAAGGAGCCTTTCAATCAGGGCGGCAAATGGCCAACTTTTTGCTTAAATTTTAG
- a CDS encoding NAD(P)/FAD-dependent oxidoreductase: MANHEVIIIGAGIAGLSCANYLSHFGIAPLVLEAAEAVGGRVRTDKVDGYLLDRGFQILLTAYPEAQRLLNYNALALKSFRSGALIRKDNDFSVISDPFKEPTQVFKTLFSSVGTLVDKLKVLQLSNNVSKESTDAFFHEHATDTLTYLRNYGWSDEMIADFFKPFFGGVFLENELETSSNFFRFIFKQFYTGDAVIPAGGMQAIPEQMAAKLPPHTLRLNTKVEKIEGSKVYLSDGKTLTAKNIVVATDARQADVLLGRSLKREYNVTTCTYFAAERSPLNEKMLALNPNRLSVVHNVCVPSDIAPSYAPEGKALVSVSTQGLEWFDEKKLTDRIVHELTGWFGEEVKTWKHLRTYHIPESLVKYPANAPATNLKISEHLYECGDHTSYPSLNAAMATGRAVADMIAGI, translated from the coding sequence ATGGCCAATCACGAAGTCATTATTATCGGAGCGGGTATCGCAGGTTTGTCTTGCGCCAATTATTTATCCCATTTTGGCATTGCCCCCTTGGTATTGGAGGCCGCCGAGGCGGTTGGCGGACGGGTGCGAACCGATAAAGTCGATGGCTACCTGTTGGACCGGGGCTTCCAGATATTATTGACGGCGTATCCGGAGGCACAACGACTGTTGAACTACAACGCATTGGCGTTAAAATCGTTCCGTTCGGGTGCTTTGATTCGCAAAGACAATGATTTTTCGGTCATCAGTGACCCGTTCAAAGAACCTACTCAAGTGTTCAAAACCCTGTTTTCATCAGTTGGGACGCTGGTTGATAAGCTCAAGGTTCTTCAATTGTCAAATAATGTAAGCAAAGAATCTACTGACGCTTTTTTTCATGAACATGCCACCGATACGCTCACTTATTTGCGCAATTATGGCTGGAGCGATGAGATGATTGCCGATTTTTTTAAACCCTTTTTCGGGGGCGTATTTCTGGAAAATGAACTGGAAACCTCCAGTAATTTCTTTCGTTTTATTTTCAAGCAATTTTACACTGGCGACGCCGTCATTCCTGCGGGAGGAATGCAGGCCATTCCTGAGCAAATGGCGGCTAAATTACCGCCTCATACCCTGCGATTGAACACCAAAGTAGAAAAAATTGAAGGTAGCAAAGTTTATCTTTCGGATGGTAAAACGCTGACTGCTAAAAATATAGTGGTGGCCACCGATGCCCGACAAGCTGATGTGCTGTTGGGGAGGAGCCTAAAACGAGAATATAACGTAACGACCTGCACCTATTTCGCTGCCGAGCGCTCGCCGTTGAATGAAAAGATGCTGGCGCTCAATCCTAATCGACTGTCTGTGGTGCACAACGTGTGTGTGCCCAGCGATATTGCTCCCTCGTATGCGCCCGAAGGCAAAGCGTTGGTGTCAGTAAGTACGCAAGGATTAGAATGGTTTGACGAGAAAAAACTAACCGACCGCATCGTACACGAGCTTACGGGTTGGTTTGGCGAAGAAGTAAAAACGTGGAAGCACCTTCGTACGTATCATATCCCTGAATCGTTGGTCAAATACCCCGCCAATGCACCTGCCACTAATTTAAAAATCAGCGAGCATTTGTACGAATGCGGCGATCATACTTCTTATCCGTCGTTGAATGCCGCTATGGCTACGGGCAGAGCAGTAGCCGATATGATAGCGGGAATATGA
- a CDS encoding peptidylprolyl isomerase has protein sequence MPKAEMITEKGTMLIDFYDQDAPIAVANFIKLSKSGFYDGLTFHRVIPNFMIQGGCPQGTGRGGPGYTIKCELTGNNQYHDRGVLSMAHAGRNTGGSQFFICHSRTNTAHLDRNHTCFGKVTDGLDVIDAIRQGDKITKINIIEDEA, from the coding sequence ATGCCTAAAGCTGAAATGATTACCGAAAAAGGGACAATGTTGATCGACTTTTACGATCAGGATGCCCCTATTGCCGTTGCCAATTTTATCAAATTATCAAAAAGTGGATTTTACGATGGCCTTACTTTCCACCGCGTCATTCCTAACTTTATGATTCAGGGAGGTTGTCCACAAGGAACTGGCCGTGGCGGTCCAGGATACACTATCAAATGTGAATTGACGGGCAACAATCAGTACCACGACCGTGGTGTTCTTTCGATGGCCCACGCTGGTCGCAACACGGGTGGCTCACAGTTTTTTATCTGCCATAGCCGTACCAACACCGCTCACCTTGACCGTAATCACACGTGTTTTGGCAAAGTAACGGACGGTTTGGACGTAATCGATGCCATCCGTCAGGGAGATAAAATTACCAAAATCAACATCATCGAAGACGAAGCTTAG
- a CDS encoding DUF3471 domain-containing protein has product MKKWIPICFLGISVLLMSLTNSSPVALSTSTVDSLSDYVGTYKMKDNGYFSAYKITLKEGALFGEADENGANKLLKQDKPDTFKSTSQYGSIITFKRNPETKKVVGLSLLIQDTEMLADKQ; this is encoded by the coding sequence ATGAAAAAGTGGATTCCAATTTGTTTTCTGGGAATCAGCGTCTTGTTGATGTCCTTGACCAATTCTTCCCCGGTGGCGCTTTCAACAAGCACTGTCGATTCATTGTCTGACTACGTGGGAACGTACAAAATGAAAGACAACGGGTATTTCAGTGCCTATAAAATCACCCTCAAAGAGGGCGCGTTGTTTGGAGAAGCCGACGAAAACGGGGCCAACAAGCTGCTGAAACAAGACAAACCAGATACGTTCAAATCCACCAGCCAGTACGGCTCCATCATCACGTTCAAACGTAATCCTGAAACCAAAAAAGTAGTCGGGCTTTCGCTCCTGATTCAGGACACAGAAATGTTGGCGGACAAACAATAG
- a CDS encoding OsmC family protein has translation MKVELVRVDDGFHFEATGSSDQKVHTDASPNIGGKNMGVRPMELLLMGLGSCTAIDVVLVLKKQRQDILDFRISVEGDRIKEDDTERSPFRKITIHYFFKGNLDRAKVERAVKLSMEKYCSATAQFEPLAEISHEITIEA, from the coding sequence ATGAAAGTAGAATTAGTACGCGTAGACGACGGCTTTCATTTTGAGGCCACGGGTTCATCGGACCAAAAAGTACACACCGATGCTTCTCCAAACATTGGCGGCAAAAACATGGGTGTACGCCCGATGGAATTATTGCTGATGGGACTTGGTAGTTGTACGGCCATAGACGTCGTGCTGGTCTTAAAAAAACAGCGTCAAGACATATTGGATTTTCGGATTTCGGTAGAAGGTGACCGAATCAAAGAAGACGATACCGAGCGCTCGCCGTTCCGCAAAATAACCATTCATTATTTCTTCAAAGGAAACCTCGACCGCGCCAAAGTAGAGCGCGCCGTAAAACTCTCAATGGAGAAATACTGCTCCGCAACGGCACAGTTTGAACCGTTGGCCGAAATTTCGCACGAGATTACGATTGAAGCATAA
- a CDS encoding OmpW family outer membrane protein has protein sequence MKRVICLAITLVFAGELFAQQVVDRPELFKRQSPYERYTTYRVSVTGGLGLPTGTFGNYMDNSTLRNYNVAVDFVFPKTNLSAGLSVGSQYFQNRIGRQVYSSDNQDVSAVQTRTFSAIPLVVTGSYHIGNVNARVRPYVQVGLGGAFAELINYWGNIPTGDNGFRFVAQAGAGVRVLFKKQGKLGIEAGATYQHLPFESVAEGIKDASTLNARVGLFYRWW, from the coding sequence ATGAAAAGAGTCATTTGTTTGGCCATTACACTTGTCTTTGCGGGAGAGCTCTTTGCGCAGCAAGTGGTTGACCGGCCCGAATTGTTTAAACGTCAGTCGCCCTACGAGCGCTACACTACTTACCGGGTGTCAGTAACGGGTGGATTGGGGCTGCCTACGGGTACATTTGGTAATTACATGGACAACTCAACGCTGCGTAATTATAACGTTGCAGTTGACTTTGTTTTTCCTAAAACAAATTTATCGGCGGGGCTTTCGGTAGGTTCGCAATACTTCCAAAATCGTATTGGGAGGCAGGTTTATAGCTCTGATAATCAAGATGTTTCGGCGGTTCAAACGCGTACTTTTTCGGCAATACCTTTGGTCGTGACGGGAAGTTATCACATTGGGAATGTAAATGCCCGCGTGCGTCCTTATGTGCAGGTAGGTCTTGGAGGAGCGTTTGCCGAATTGATCAATTATTGGGGAAATATTCCGACGGGAGATAATGGCTTTCGATTCGTGGCCCAAGCGGGCGCAGGAGTGCGTGTGCTGTTTAAAAAACAGGGGAAATTGGGCATAGAAGCGGGAGCTACGTACCAACACTTGCCTTTTGAGTCTGTCGCCGAAGGAATCAAAGATGCCTCCACCCTTAACGCCCGCGTAGGGTTGTTTTATCGTTGGTGGTAG
- a CDS encoding DUF4136 domain-containing protein, protein MKVKYLNIMMGLAVAAMSWSCSPDALQDLTPEDSQVFITNYEKNTNFGNYSTFSLADSVFVVQNDRSGVATTALDFRVLSRVAENMTKRGYARVAKTAKPDFGVNVLRISETQTGVVANFNPWNSYWGFGGGGFYYPPTYSYYQTTERYWYVEIIDLKNAGTSDKATVVWNAQIRGDGIFDENTVASVIDAVFTQSTYLKKN, encoded by the coding sequence ATGAAAGTTAAGTATTTGAACATCATGATGGGGCTTGCGGTCGCGGCAATGAGCTGGTCGTGTAGCCCAGATGCCCTACAGGACCTAACGCCAGAGGATTCACAAGTGTTTATAACAAACTACGAGAAAAACACCAATTTCGGAAATTATAGCACTTTCAGCTTGGCGGATAGTGTATTTGTGGTTCAAAATGACCGCTCGGGAGTAGCCACGACGGCGTTGGATTTTCGCGTTTTGAGCCGCGTGGCCGAAAATATGACCAAGCGAGGCTATGCTCGGGTAGCCAAGACTGCCAAGCCTGATTTTGGTGTAAACGTGCTGCGCATCAGCGAAACCCAAACGGGTGTGGTGGCCAATTTTAATCCTTGGAATAGCTACTGGGGTTTTGGCGGTGGTGGTTTTTATTATCCGCCTACGTATTCGTATTATCAAACAACTGAAAGGTATTGGTACGTTGAAATCATCGACCTTAAGAATGCTGGTACGAGCGACAAAGCAACGGTGGTCTGGAATGCGCAGATACGAGGCGATGGAATTTTTGATGAAAATACCGTTGCATCGGTCATTGATGCCGTTTTTACGCAATCAACTTACCTTAAAAAGAATTAA
- a CDS encoding histone deacetylase family protein translates to MLYIANDPIYCHPLPTGPNGEPHRFPMLKYELIPEQLLYEGTCSNENFFSPGTLDDRWILGVHTRQYWEDLKQLRISEKMVRRIGFPLSARLIERETCIAQGTIECTHHALKYGVSMNVAGGTHHAYPDRGEGFCLLNDVAIAANYLLENKLATKILVIDLDVHQGNGTAVIFQNDPRVFTFSMHGKDNYPLHKEISDLDIALPTGTQDDEYLGLLTQTLPSLFEQQKPDFAFYISGVDILGTDKLGKLKVSIAGCRQRDEFVFEQCQTHQVPVVVSMGGGYSPRIADIVEAHCNTFRSAQKMYF, encoded by the coding sequence ATGCTCTATATTGCCAACGACCCTATTTACTGTCATCCGTTACCAACAGGCCCCAACGGCGAACCACACCGTTTTCCAATGCTCAAATATGAACTCATTCCTGAGCAACTCCTCTACGAAGGAACTTGCTCAAATGAAAATTTCTTTTCGCCCGGCACATTAGATGATCGTTGGATTTTGGGCGTACATACCCGCCAGTATTGGGAAGATTTGAAGCAGTTACGGATTTCTGAAAAAATGGTCAGACGCATCGGTTTTCCGTTGTCGGCGCGGCTCATTGAGCGCGAAACCTGCATTGCCCAAGGCACGATTGAATGTACGCACCATGCCTTAAAATATGGCGTTTCGATGAACGTAGCTGGTGGAACACACCATGCTTATCCCGACCGTGGAGAAGGGTTTTGCCTCTTGAATGACGTTGCCATTGCCGCTAACTATCTGTTAGAAAACAAATTAGCGACCAAGATACTGGTCATTGACTTAGACGTACATCAAGGAAACGGCACGGCCGTTATTTTTCAGAATGACCCACGCGTGTTTACTTTTTCGATGCACGGCAAAGACAATTATCCTTTGCACAAAGAAATTTCTGACTTAGATATTGCCCTGCCAACGGGCACCCAAGACGATGAATATTTAGGACTTCTTACCCAAACGTTACCTTCTCTTTTTGAACAACAAAAACCCGATTTTGCCTTTTACATTTCAGGCGTTGACATTTTGGGGACGGATAAATTGGGGAAACTTAAAGTAAGTATTGCCGGTTGTCGCCAACGCGATGAATTTGTGTTTGAACAATGCCAAACGCACCAAGTTCCCGTGGTGGTGTCGATGGGTGGTGGGTATTCCCCACGCATTGCCGACATTGTAGAAGCACACTGCAACACGTTTCGGAGTGCGCAGAAAATGTATTTCTGA
- the feoB gene encoding ferrous iron transport protein B, with the protein MKKTPTIALIGNPNSGKSSLFNQLTGLRQKVGNFPSVTIEKKSGTWLLDSKTESIVIDLPGLYSLYPKSLDERVVIDILANPAHENYPDVVVMVADASNLKRNLLLFTQVADLGLPVVLALNMLDVARDKHLQVNAVKLAMKLGVPVVRINARVGEGLDNLKQAIVQTLERPVITTLNQKYFFNPADQFPELINDVKRTNQLSNNYLALHYVQQHDIFSFLNTEKRVAFDQLIEKYDFKESGFQAAETMHRYAVIDGLVKDSVKAADDFLVKPLWTKRLDAILLHPFWGYAVFLMVLLTIFQAVFTLATYPMDMIDAGVSALNDWLKQQLPSGALTDLLTDGLIAGIGGVVIFIPQIAFLFFLVALLEESGYMARVMVIMDKLMRKFGLNGKSVVPLISGVACAVPAIMSARSIGNRKERLLTILVTPLMSCSARLPIFTILIALVVPATPVLGFFTLQGLTLMGLYLLGLVSALLSAWVIKGMVKNTERGYFVMEMPTYKTPRWYHVGLSVWDSVKSFVTEAGKIIVAISIILWVLASYGPGDTIARAEETVQKSNPALEGATLDNAVAAYKLEHSYAGHFGKFIEPVIAPLGYDWKIGIALLASFAAREVFVGTMSTIYSIGSAADDDNGTIKARMRAEINPKTGEPMYTPALAFSLLIFYVFAMMCMSTIAVVYRETHGWKWPLIQLAYMTALAYGLAFVTYQLLK; encoded by the coding sequence TTGAAAAAGACACCCACCATAGCCCTTATCGGCAATCCCAATAGCGGCAAATCTTCCTTATTTAATCAACTCACCGGCCTGCGCCAAAAGGTGGGAAACTTTCCAAGCGTAACGATTGAGAAAAAATCGGGGACATGGTTGTTGGACTCCAAAACCGAGTCTATCGTCATTGATTTGCCTGGTTTGTACAGCCTTTACCCAAAGTCGCTGGATGAACGGGTGGTGATTGATATTTTGGCCAATCCCGCTCATGAAAACTATCCCGATGTGGTGGTGATGGTAGCCGATGCTTCCAATCTTAAGCGCAATTTATTGCTTTTTACGCAGGTGGCGGATTTGGGTCTGCCCGTGGTGTTGGCGTTGAATATGCTTGACGTAGCACGCGATAAGCACCTTCAGGTCAATGCGGTAAAACTGGCCATGAAACTTGGCGTACCCGTGGTGCGTATCAATGCCCGAGTGGGCGAAGGCTTGGATAATTTGAAGCAGGCCATCGTGCAAACCCTCGAAAGACCAGTAATCACGACGCTGAATCAAAAATACTTTTTTAATCCTGCAGATCAATTCCCAGAATTAATCAACGACGTTAAGCGTACCAATCAACTTTCCAATAATTATCTGGCATTGCACTACGTGCAGCAGCACGATATTTTTTCGTTTTTAAACACGGAAAAAAGAGTTGCTTTTGATCAACTCATTGAGAAGTATGACTTCAAAGAAAGTGGGTTTCAGGCCGCCGAAACCATGCATCGCTACGCGGTGATTGATGGTTTGGTCAAGGATTCGGTCAAAGCGGCGGATGATTTTTTAGTAAAACCGCTGTGGACCAAGCGACTAGATGCCATTTTGCTGCATCCTTTTTGGGGGTATGCGGTGTTTTTGATGGTGTTGCTCACTATTTTTCAGGCCGTTTTTACGCTCGCCACCTACCCGATGGATATGATTGATGCGGGTGTGTCAGCGCTGAATGATTGGTTAAAACAACAGTTACCGTCGGGAGCTTTAACAGATTTATTGACCGATGGACTCATTGCGGGTATTGGCGGCGTGGTGATTTTTATTCCTCAAATTGCCTTTCTCTTTTTTCTGGTGGCTTTGTTGGAAGAATCTGGCTACATGGCGCGGGTGATGGTCATCATGGATAAACTGATGCGTAAATTCGGTTTAAATGGTAAAAGTGTGGTGCCACTGATTTCGGGCGTAGCCTGTGCAGTACCCGCCATTATGTCGGCCCGGAGCATCGGAAACCGTAAGGAGCGTTTGCTTACCATTCTGGTAACTCCATTGATGAGTTGCTCGGCGCGTTTGCCCATTTTTACCATTTTGATTGCTTTGGTAGTTCCCGCAACGCCTGTTTTGGGCTTTTTTACCTTGCAGGGATTGACGCTGATGGGGCTTTATCTGCTGGGTCTGGTGAGTGCGCTGCTTTCGGCTTGGGTCATCAAAGGAATGGTAAAAAATACCGAGCGCGGTTACTTTGTGATGGAAATGCCGACCTACAAGACTCCAAGGTGGTATCACGTGGGCTTGTCGGTGTGGGACAGCGTCAAATCTTTTGTGACCGAAGCAGGAAAAATCATCGTGGCAATTTCGATTATTTTGTGGGTGTTGGCGTCGTACGGCCCCGGAGATACGATTGCGCGGGCGGAAGAAACGGTCCAGAAATCTAATCCTGCGCTGGAAGGTGCCACGCTCGACAATGCCGTTGCGGCTTATAAATTAGAACATTCTTACGCTGGGCATTTCGGTAAATTCATTGAACCAGTCATCGCCCCTTTGGGCTATGATTGGAAGATTGGCATTGCCTTGTTGGCGTCATTTGCGGCCCGTGAGGTATTTGTCGGAACGATGAGTACTATTTACAGCATTGGTAGCGCCGCCGATGACGACAATGGCACCATTAAAGCCCGGATGCGTGCCGAAATCAATCCCAAAACGGGTGAGCCAATGTACACGCCTGCGTTGGCGTTTTCGCTCTTGATTTTCTACGTATTTGCCATGATGTGTATGAGTACCATCGCGGTCGTTTACCGCGAAACCCACGGCTGGAAATGGCCCCTGATTCAATTGGCTTACATGACGGCCCTGGCGTATGGTTTGGCTTTTGTGACGTATCAGTTGCTGAAATAA
- a CDS encoding FeoA family protein: MKTIADLKIGERAFVKAFRQVDLSLKLLEMGCLPGSEVMLDFIAPFGDPLGIQVNGYCLALRKDEAATVLVEDSI, encoded by the coding sequence ATGAAAACCATTGCTGATTTAAAAATAGGAGAACGCGCTTTTGTAAAGGCATTTCGCCAAGTGGATTTATCGTTGAAATTGCTGGAAATGGGCTGCCTGCCTGGTTCTGAAGTAATGTTGGATTTTATAGCTCCCTTTGGCGATCCCCTCGGCATCCAGGTCAATGGCTACTGCCTTGCCCTGCGCAAAGACGAAGCAGCAACGGTTTTGGTTGAAGATAGCATTTAA